In Erpetoichthys calabaricus chromosome 2, fErpCal1.3, whole genome shotgun sequence, a genomic segment contains:
- the LOC114645413 gene encoding extracellular calcium-sensing receptor-like → MLFLPVLSISLLVQAQEPLCRRHRVSEMPLFSKDGDITIGGIFSLHDNFVTVKPTFNDKPEPLNCKGLNVYEFQTVAAIMFCLEQINNNTDLLPGVSLGYKIYDSCSSMPMAMSAAMALVNGNEETVYLNRTCSKTSTAEAIIGLSDSSTTRGVAATIGSFQIPLISHTATCACLSNRKEYPSFFRTIPSDFFQSRTLAKLVKHFGWKWIGAIRSDNDYGNGGMATFLQEAQNEGICVEFSESIYRTYPREKFLKTVDVIKKSSAKVIVAFSSSADLAILVKELLIQNVTGLQWIGSESWVSSVNLAKPVNYRVLGGAIGFIISSAVIPGLKEFFLNINPSKSPGWNELWENIFNCTFATQDKAANINPCTGSESLQGINHVFMYLSELRIINNVYKAVYSIAYALHDLLMCRDGQGPFANKTCANQKNIQPWQLLHYMNKVHFITKSGENVYFDENGDSVARYELVNWQLTEDGTVKYITVGLYDASLPEGQQFKINNSIIVWAEEKHQIPVSVCSESCHPGTRKAAQKGRPNCCFDCIPCADGEISNTTDSVDCLMCPVEYKSNYLRDLCILKDTEFLAYEEIMGEILALFSLFGACVTLGIAAVFFIHKDTPIVRANNSELSFLLLFSLTLCFLCSLTFIGRPTDWSCLLRHTAFGITFVLCISCVLGKTIVVLMAFRATLPGSNVMKWFGPVQQRLSVFAFTSVQILICTLWLTIVPPFPYKNLKSSTEKIILECDLGSVVAFYAVLGYIGFLSIICFVLAFFARKLPDNFNEAKFITFSMLIFCAVWITFIPAYVSSPGKYTVAVEIFAILASSFALLFCIFIPKCYIILLKPENNTKKHLMGKNQLNNFQL, encoded by the exons ATGCTTTTCCTCCCAGTTTTGTCAATTAGTCTGTTAGTACAGGCACAAGAGCCTCTTTGTAGGCGTCACAGAGTATCAGAAATGCCATTGTTCTCCAAGGATGGAGACATTACAATTGGGGGCATTTTTTCACTGCACGACAACTTTGTGACTGTCAAACCTACTTTTAATGACAAACCGGAACCTCTTAATTGTAAAGG tttaaatgtATATGAGTTTCAAACAGTTGCAGCCATAATGTTTTGTCtggaacaaataaataataataccgATTTATTGCCTGGTGTTTCTTTGGGATATAAAATATATGATTCCTGTAGTTCTATGCCTATGGCTATGAGCGCAGCAATGGCTTTAGTAAATGGCAATGAAGAAACAGTCTATTTAAACAGAACCTGCAGCAAAACATCTACCGCTGAAGCTATTATAGGACTGTCAGATTCATCAACAACAAGAGGTGTAGCTGCAACTATTGGATCTTTTCAAATACCCCTC ATAAGTCACACGGCTACCTGTGCGTGTCTTAGTAACAGAAAGGAGTATCCATCCTTTTTCAGGACAATACCAAGTGATTTCTTTCAAAGCAGAACTTTAGCTAAACTTGTCAAACACTTTGGTTGGAAATGGATTGGAGCCATAAGAAGTGACAATGATTATGGGAATGGAGGAATGGctacatttttgcaagaagccCAAAATGAGGGgatttgtgtggagttttcagAATCCATTTATAGGACATATCCAAGAGAAAAATTTCTAAAAACTGTAGACGTTATTAAGAAATCTTCAGCAAAGGTTATTGTGGCCTTTAGCTCCTCTGCTGATTTAGCAATTCTCGTAAAGGAGCTCCTGATTCAGAATGTTACTGGCTTACAGTGGATTGGAAGTGAATCTTGGGTTTCTAGTGTAAACTTAGCCAAACCGGTAAATTATAGGGTTCTTGGTGGGGCAATTGGATTCATCATCAGCAGTGCAGTAATCCCAGGTTTAAAAGAATTTTTCTTGAATATCAATCCATCCAAATCACCTGGCTGGAATGAGCTGTGGGAAAATATCTTTAACTGCACCTTTGCTACTCAGGATAAGGCTGCAAACATTAATCCATGTACAGGATCTGAAAGTCTTCAAGGTATAAATCATGTCTTTATGTATTTATCGGAATTGAGGATTATCAACAATGTTTACAAAGCAGTTTATTCCATTGCGTATGCCCTTCATGATCTCTTGATGTGCCGGGATGGCCAAGGTCCCTTTGCTAATAAAACCTGCGCTAACCAAAAGAACATTCAGCCATGGCAG cTGCTCCATTATATgaataaagtacattttataacaaagaGTGGAGAAAATGTCTACTTTGATGAAAATGGGGATTCAGTTGCAAGATATGAGTTAGTAAACTGGCAGCTGACTGAAGATGGCACTGTAAAATACATCACAGTTGGTCTCTATGATGCTTCTTTGCCTGAAGGACAGCAGTTCAAAATCAACAACAGCATTATTGTTTGGGCAgaagaaaaacatcaa ATTCCAGTGTCAGTCTGCAGTGAAAGCTGCCATCCTGGCACACGTAAAGCTGCTCAGAAGGGAAGACCAAACTGCTGCTTTGATTGCATACCTTGTGCAGACGGAGAAATTAGTAATACAACAG attcTGTTGACTGCCTGATGTGTCCTGTAGAATACAAATCAAATTATTTAAGAGACCTCTGCATTTTAAAAGACACTGAATTCTTGGCTTATGAAGAAATCATGGGTGAAATCCTTGCATTGTTCTCACTGTTTGGTGCTTGTGTAACTCTCGGTATTGCTGCAGTATTTTTTATTCACAAAGACACCCCTATAGTCAGAGCAAACAACTCTGAGCTaagttttttattgttattttcattaactCTTTGTTTCTTGTGTTCTCTTACTTTCATTGGTCGTCCCACTGACTGGTCTTGCCTGCTACGCCACACAGCCTTTGGAATCACCTTTGTTCTTTGTATATCTTGTGTTTTAGGAAAGACAATAGTAGTGCTAATGGCTTTCAGGGCTACACTGCCAGGAAGTAATGTTATGAAATGGTTTGGACCAGTTCAGCAGAGACTCAGTGTTTTTGCCTTTACATCTGTACAAATTCTAATATGCACTCTTTGGCTAACTATAGTGCCTCCTTTCCcatataaaaatctgaaatcttctacagaaaaaattattttagaatgtGACCTAGGATCTGTGGTTGCATTTTATGCTGTCCTAGGATATATAGGTTTTCTTTCCATTATATGTTTTGTGCTTGCTTTTTTTGCACGTAAATTACCAGACAATTTTAATGAAGCTAAATTCATCACATTCAGCATGCTGATATTCTGCGCTGTTTGGATCACTTTTATTCCTGCTTATGTCAGCTCACCTGgaaaatatactgtagctgtagaaatatttgcaattttagCATCAAGCTTTGcattgcttttttgtatttttattccaaaatgttataTCATATTATTAAAACCAGAGAATAATACAAAGAAACACTTAATGGGTAAGAATCAACTAAATAATTTTCAGTTATAA